The region CCAGTTCAGGGCGCGGGTGCGCAGCTCGTTGCCGTCGAGGTAGCGGGTGCCCAGGCTGAGCATGCCCCCGCCCAGCCGGTAGCGGCCGGACTCGGGGTCCTGCTCGACGAAGCCCACGTGCTGGAGGGTGCGCAGGATGCCCAGGACCGTGCCCTTGGGCAGTTCGAGAGAGCGGGAGATCTCCGCCAGGCTCAGCCCGCGGGCACCACCGGCCAGGAGGCGCAGGATCGCGGCCGCGCGTTCGATGGACTGGATTCTTCCCGGCATGGGGGTGCTACCACTCTCTAGTACGACAATGTCATACGCGCATGCTACTACGCGATGTGACGCCCGCCATGGGACGAGTGACATCGGATCGCGCGGAACGGCCCGCAGGGTCGCAACAGTGTAGTCGCCGGGCCTTGGGAGCCCGCGCCCGACGTGCACGGACGCGGGCGCGGGCGGCTGTTCACAGCTCGGCGGCGGCCTTGGCGATCGCCGTGGCGGCCTCGTCGACGTCACGGTCGGTGATCTCCAGGTGGACCACCAGGCGGATCGTCTCCGCGCCGATGTCCAGGGCCCGCACGCCGTGGCGGGCGAACGCCTCCCGGTAGGCGGCGGCCCGCCCCCGCGGGGTCTCCACCAGCACCATGTTGGTCTGCGCCCGCGCCCCGAGTCCGGGCAGTTGGGCGATCCGCTCCGCCAGCAGCGCCGCCCGCGCGTGGTCCTGGACCATCCGCTCCCGGTGGTGGCGCAGGGCGTACAGGGCGCCCGCCGCGATGATGCCGGCCTGGCGCATCCCCGCCCCCAGCAGCTTGCGGGCCCGCCGGGCCCGGGCGATGGTGGCGGCGTCCCCGGCCAGGGCCGAGCCCACCGGCGCGCCCAGCCCCTTGGAGAAGCACACCGACACCGAGTCGAACCCCTCGGCCACCTCGGCCGGGGAGACCTCCAGCGCCGCGGCGGCGTTCCACAGCCGGGCCCCGTCCAGGTGGGTCCGCAGCCCGTGGCGGTGGGCGAACCCGGTCACCCGGCGCTGCTCGGCCAGCGGGACCACCCGGCCGGTGAAGGTGTTCTCCAGCCACACCAGCGCGGGCTCGGCGCGGTGGACGTCGCCGCGCCCGGCGATCCACGACTCCAGCAGCTCGTCGGAGGGGACCGTGCCGTCGGAGTACAGCCGGGGCAGCGCCCGGGCCAGTACTGCGGTCGCCCCCTGCTCGTCCCCGATGAGGTGGTGGTGCTCGTGCGCCCACACCTCGTCGCCGCTGCGGACGGACACGTACAGGCCCAGCTGGTTGGCCATGTGCCCGGAGGTGACGTAGAGGGCGGCCTCCTTGCCGAGCAGGGCGGCCGTCTCCTCCTCCAGGGCGCGCACGGTGGGGTCCTCGCCGAAGACGTCGTCGCCCACCTCCGCCTCGGCCATGGCCCGGCGCATGGCGGAGGTGGGGCGGGTGACGGTGTCCGAGCGCAGGTCGATCATGGTCGCTTCCTCGAGAACGCGGCGGTGGGGTGTGCGACCGACGATACTGCCCGGCGGGTTCAGCCCCGCGTGCCGATCCTCTCCAGCGCCTCCGACAGCAGGCGCAGGGAGGCCAGCGCGTCCGCGGCGCCCTCCTCGCCGAGTTCGGCGACCAGCGCCTCGGCCAGCCGGCCGTGCGCCGGGTCGATCCGGCGCAGCGCGGCGACGCCCTCCCCGGTGGGGGCCAGGAGCTTGGCGCGGCTGTGCGCGGGGTTGGGCCGGTACTCGGCGAGTCCCTGCTCCACCAGTACGTCCGCGATGCGCTGCACGCTCTGCCGGGCGCTGCCGAGTTCGCGGGCGATGGCCGACACCGCCTTGGGCGCGTCGGTGACCGAGCCGAGTACCTGCCAGCGCGCGGCGGTCAGTCCCGCCGGCCTGGCCAGTTCCTCGGCCACCGACAGGAACTGGCCGTTGAGGCGGAAGACGGTGAGGGCGGTCCCGCTGAGCAGTTCGGCGCTGCGGAGGTCGGGCCGCGCCATGGTCAGGCCCCCTCCATCAGAGCGAAGTAGGCGCCGGCGTCGTGCTGGGCGTGCAGCCGGTACCAGGCGTCCAGCGTCCGGGGCGTGAACAGGTCCAGCTGGGCGAAGATCTCGCGGGCGAACTCGATCGGCGCGGTGGAGCCCGCGGTGATCAGCCCGTCGTCGGTGACGGCCAGGGCGTTGCGGTACCTGGCCGCGCCGGTGTAGCCGGTGGCCAGCAGGTACTCGGGCGCGGAGCTGGTGTGGTCGCGGTAGTCGAGCAGGCCCTCGCGGGCCAGGCCGGCGGTGGCCCCGCAGATCGCCGCCACCGGGACCCCGGCGTCGAGGAAGATCCCGGCGGCCGAGGCGAGGGAGGTCATCGACTCCGGGTCGACGTCCCAGGAGGCCGCGCCCGGCAGGATCAGCATCGCGCTGCTGGACGGCTTGAGCTGGGTGAGCGTGAGGTCGGGCAGGACGGTGACACCGCCCATGGTGGTCACCGGGGCGCCGCTGAGCCCGACGGTGACGACGTCGTAGCGGCCCGGGGTGCGCTGCCACTCGCCGCTGCGGATGGTGGAGACGGCGTGGCCGATCTCCCAGTCTGCGAGCCCCTCGTAGACGGCGAGGTGGACGGTCTTCCTGCTCTCGGTGTTCATGACAACATCCTGTCATCCTGACAGCATGCTGTCAAGAGAGTGGGGGTGTGGGAATCAGAGTTCACGTGCATTCGATCGGGTGTCCATTGCCGGTTTCCGGGCGGAGTGTTCCGCGGGGCGCCCTGCGCCTGAAGAGCATGGTGAACCATCTTCCGGGCCTTGTGCTTTTCCGGGCGGTGAGGAAATTCGGATAGGCCCCTCTCCCAAATGGGAGACCCTGGCGTCTTCGCAGGTCGTTCGGGGTGTGGCGCGGGGTTCGTCGTTATGTTCGGGCGCACTTCGAAGGCGTTCCGTCGACGAGGGTCGGGGGTCCGGATTTCGGTGGTTCGCGGGAAAGGGGGTGGAATGCGCGACCGGGGCCCGGGGGCGCGTCCGCGGGGTGGAGTGTGACGGGGCTCACTCTCAGTCGGGAACGCCCGTGTCATCGGGGGTGCGGGTGACCCGCATCTCGCTCGGGTCACAGAAGCCCACGTGGGTGTTCACAGAAGCTCACAAATGGTACTACCATTTCGTCCGCCTGCCTCGAGGACAGGCCGAGGTCGCGATGTCCGGCGACCCCGCACCTCCGACGTCCGCTCACCGGAAGGCTCCGCTGTGGAGAACTTCACGCCCGTCTACGGGACGGGTCCCCTCCTCGGGATCGCGGCCGGGGCCATCGCCCTGCTGCTCTTCCTGATCATCCGCCTGCGACTGCACGCCTTCATCGCGCTCGTCCTGGTCAGCCTGCTGACCGCGGTCGCCGCGGGGATCCCGGTCGCCGAGATCATGCCGACCCTCCTGGGCGGATTCGGC is a window of Nocardiopsis changdeensis DNA encoding:
- a CDS encoding DJ-1/PfpI family protein codes for the protein MNTESRKTVHLAVYEGLADWEIGHAVSTIRSGEWQRTPGRYDVVTVGLSGAPVTTMGGVTVLPDLTLTQLKPSSSAMLILPGAASWDVDPESMTSLASAAGIFLDAGVPVAAICGATAGLAREGLLDYRDHTSSAPEYLLATGYTGAARYRNALAVTDDGLITAGSTAPIEFAREIFAQLDLFTPRTLDAWYRLHAQHDAGAYFALMEGA
- a CDS encoding threonine aldolase family protein, with the protein product MIDLRSDTVTRPTSAMRRAMAEAEVGDDVFGEDPTVRALEEETAALLGKEAALYVTSGHMANQLGLYVSVRSGDEVWAHEHHHLIGDEQGATAVLARALPRLYSDGTVPSDELLESWIAGRGDVHRAEPALVWLENTFTGRVVPLAEQRRVTGFAHRHGLRTHLDGARLWNAAAALEVSPAEVAEGFDSVSVCFSKGLGAPVGSALAGDAATIARARRARKLLGAGMRQAGIIAAGALYALRHHRERMVQDHARAALLAERIAQLPGLGARAQTNMVLVETPRGRAAAYREAFARHGVRALDIGAETIRLVVHLEITDRDVDEAATAIAKAAAEL
- a CDS encoding MarR family winged helix-turn-helix transcriptional regulator, coding for MARPDLRSAELLSGTALTVFRLNGQFLSVAEELARPAGLTAARWQVLGSVTDAPKAVSAIARELGSARQSVQRIADVLVEQGLAEYRPNPAHSRAKLLAPTGEGVAALRRIDPAHGRLAEALVAELGEEGAADALASLRLLSEALERIGTRG